The Anabrus simplex isolate iqAnaSimp1 chromosome 1, ASM4041472v1, whole genome shotgun sequence genome window below encodes:
- the LOC136857023 gene encoding uncharacterized protein, which translates to MAQMEVGSSETNSRLMYTSEHIKNMFLNIGRRFLFVEMNNTNSVERFDATVRTEFPPNNKGYVAQCTEWVEVFSTLTRSTWIIEKESHSEVVYKCTQQPCNAIISFKKYFTEDRNFNDGLDIEVTVHFRHTHQTFVASTCCALNMSNVTKMKFINYFKEGMNPLAAKQYHERLVVENGCEDMLTNELYNPPSCQVYYLFHHWRAHNGILEAVKCVMKEESSSGDCQISEAENFASDEDSPEK; encoded by the exons ATGGCTCAGATGGAGGTGGGATCGTCGGAAACCAATTCTAGACTAATGTATACAAGTGAACATATTAAAAACATGTTCCTTAATATAGGTCGAAGGTTTCTTTTTGTTGAAATGAATAACACTAACAGCGTCGAAAGGTTTGATGCTACCGTCAGAACGGAGTTTCCACCCAACAATAAAGGTTATGTAGCACAATGTACAGAATGGGTGGAAGTTTTCTCTACTCTTACAAGGTCTACATGGATTATAGAGAAGGAAAGTCATTCCGAAGTAGTGTATAAGTGTACTCAGCAACCATGCAATGCCATAATAAGTTTCAAGAAGTATTTTACTGAAGACCGGAACTTTAACGATGGTCTGGATATCGAAGTAACG GTTCACTTTAGGCATACACACCAAACATTCGTTGCATCAACTTGCTGTGCTTTAAATATGTCTAatgtgacaaaaatgaaattcataaactacttcaaggaaggaatgaatcCTTTAGCTGCTAAGCAGTATCATGAAAGACTGGTTGTGGAAAATGGTTGTGAAGATATGCTGACCAATGAACTATACAACCCACCAAGCTGTCAGGTGTACTATTTATTTCATCATTGGAG GGCTCATAATGGGATTCTTGAAGCTGTAAAATGTGTTATGAAAGAAGAATCATCATCTGGAGACTGTCAGATATCTGAAGCAGAGAATTTTGCTTCTGATGAAGACTCGCcagaaaaatga